One segment of Theobroma cacao cultivar B97-61/B2 chromosome 9, Criollo_cocoa_genome_V2, whole genome shotgun sequence DNA contains the following:
- the LOC18591109 gene encoding 60S ribosomal protein L10, translating into MGRRPARCYRQIKNKPYPKSRYCRGVPDSKIRIYDVGMKKKGVDEFPFCVHLVSWEKENVSSEALEAARIACNKYMAKYAGKDAFHLRVRVHPFHVLRINKMLSCAGADRLQTGMRGAFGKPQGTCARVAIGQVLLSVRCKDSNSHHAQEALRRAKFKFPGRQKIIVSRKWGFTKYSRTDYLKYKSENRIVPDGVNAKLLGCHGPLANRQPGRAFLHASA; encoded by the exons ATGGGAAGGA GACCTGCAAGGTGTTATCGTCAGATCAAAAACAAGCCTTACCCAAAGTCACGTTATTGCCGTGGTGTTCCTGATTCAAAGATCAGGATCTATGATGTGgggatgaaaaagaaaggtgTGGATGAGTTCCCTTTCTGTGTGCACCTAGTATCTTGGGAGAAAGAAAATGTGTCTAGTGAAGCCCTGGAAGCTGCTCGAATTGCTTGCAACAAATATATGGCCAAATATGCTGGAAAGGATGCCTTCCACTTGCGCGTCCGTGTTCACCCATTCCATGTCTTGCGTATCAACAAGATGCTTTCATGTGCTGGAGCTGATAGGCTTCAAACTGGCATGCGAGGTGCTTTTGGCAAGCCACAAGGCACTTGTGCAAGAGTAGCCATTGGTCAGGTTCTTCTTTCTGTTCGTTGCAAGGACAGCAACAGCCATCATGCACAGGAGGCCCTCCGTCGTGCAAAGTTCAAGTTCCCTGGTCGCCAAAAGATTATTGTCAGCAGGAAATG GGGTTTTACAAAGTACAGCCGTACTGATTATTTGAAATACAAGTCGGAGAATCGCATTGTGCCTGATGGTGTTAATGCTAAG CTTCTTGGATGCCATGGACCTCTGGCGAATCGCCAACCAGGAAGAGCATTCCTGCATGCTAGTGCTTAA